In a single window of the Balaenoptera acutorostrata chromosome 3, mBalAcu1.1, whole genome shotgun sequence genome:
- the NR2F2 gene encoding COUP transcription factor 2 isoform X1 gives MAMVVSTWRDPQDEVPGSQGSQASQAPPVPGPPPGAPHTPQTPGQGGPASTPAQTAAGGQGGPGGPGGDKQQQQQHIECVVCGDKSSGKHYGQFTCEGCKSFFKRSVRRNLSYTCRANRNCPIDQHHRNQCQYCRLKKCLKVGMRREAVQRGRMPPTQPTHGQFALTNGDPLNCHSYLSGYISLLLRAEPYPTSRFGSQCMQPNNIMGIENICELAARMLFSAVEWARNIPFFPDLQITDQVALLRLTWSELFVLNAAQCSMPLHVAPLLAAAGLHASPMSADRVVAFMDHIRIFQEQVEKLKALHVDSAEYSCLKAIVLFTSDACGLSDVAHVESLQEKSQCALEEYVRSQYPNQPTRFGKLLLRLPSLRTVSSSVIEQLFFVRLVGKTPIETLIRDMLLSGSSFNWPYMAIQ, from the exons ATGGCAATGGTAGTCAGCACGTGGCGCGACCCCCAGGACGAGGTGCCCGGCTCTCAGGGCAGCCAGGCCTCGCAAGCGCCGCCCGTGCCCGGCCCGCCGCCCGGCGCCCCGCACACGCCACAGACGCCCGGCCAAGGGGGCCCGGCCAGCACGCCGGCCCAGACGGCGGCCGGCGGCCAGGGCGGCCCTGGCGGTCCGGGCGGCgacaagcagcagcagcagcagcacatcGAGTGCGTGGTGTGCGGGGACAAGTCGAGCGGCAAGCACTACGGCCAGTTCACGTGCGAGGGCTGCAAGAGCTTCTTCAAGCGCAGCGTGCGGAGGAACCTGAGCTACACGTGCCGCGCCAACCGGAACTGTCCCATCGACCAGCACCACCGCAACCAGTGCCAGTACTGCCGCCTCAAAAAGTGCCTCAAAGTGGGCATGAGACGGGAAG CGGTGCAGAGGGGCAGGATGCCGCCCACCCAGCCGACCCACGGGCAGTTTGCGCTGACCAACGGGGACCCCCTCAACTGCCACTCGTACCTGTCCGGATATATTTCTCTGCTGCTGCGCGCCGAACCCTATCCCACGTCGCGCTTCGGCAGCCAGTGCATGCAGCCCAACAACATCATGGGCATCGAGAACATTTGCGAACTGGCCGCGCGGATGCTCTTCAGCGCCGTCGAGTGGGCCCGGAACATCCCCTTCTTCCCTGACCTGCAGATCACCGaccaggtggccctgcttcgCCTCACCTGGAGCGAGCTGTTCGTGCTGAACGCggcacagtgctccatgccccTCCATGTCGCCCCGCTACTGGCCGCCGCCGGCCTACACGCCTCGCCCATGTCCGCCGACCGGGTGGTCGCCTTTATGGACCACATACGGATCTTCCAAGAGCAAGTGGAGAAGCTCAAAGCGCTGCACGTCGACTCCGCCGAGTACAGCTGCCTCAAGGCCATAGTCCTGTTCACCTCAG ATGCCTGTGGTCTCTCTGATGTAGCCCATGTGGAAAGCTTGCAGGAAAAGTCCCAGTGTGCTTTGGAAGAATACGTTAGGAGCCAGTACCCCAACCAACCAACGCGATTCGGAAAGCTTTTGCTTCGCCTCCCTTCCCTCCGCACGGTCTCCTCCTCAGTCATAGAGCAATTGTTTTTCGTCCGTTTGGTAGGTAAAACCCCCATCGAAACCCTCATCCGGGATATGTTACTGTCCGGCAGCAGTTTTAACTGGCCGTATATGgcaattcaataa
- the NR2F2 gene encoding COUP transcription factor 2 isoform X2: MPPTQPTHGQFALTNGDPLNCHSYLSGYISLLLRAEPYPTSRFGSQCMQPNNIMGIENICELAARMLFSAVEWARNIPFFPDLQITDQVALLRLTWSELFVLNAAQCSMPLHVAPLLAAAGLHASPMSADRVVAFMDHIRIFQEQVEKLKALHVDSAEYSCLKAIVLFTSDACGLSDVAHVESLQEKSQCALEEYVRSQYPNQPTRFGKLLLRLPSLRTVSSSVIEQLFFVRLVGKTPIETLIRDMLLSGSSFNWPYMAIQ; this comes from the exons ATGCCGCCCACCCAGCCGACCCACGGGCAGTTTGCGCTGACCAACGGGGACCCCCTCAACTGCCACTCGTACCTGTCCGGATATATTTCTCTGCTGCTGCGCGCCGAACCCTATCCCACGTCGCGCTTCGGCAGCCAGTGCATGCAGCCCAACAACATCATGGGCATCGAGAACATTTGCGAACTGGCCGCGCGGATGCTCTTCAGCGCCGTCGAGTGGGCCCGGAACATCCCCTTCTTCCCTGACCTGCAGATCACCGaccaggtggccctgcttcgCCTCACCTGGAGCGAGCTGTTCGTGCTGAACGCggcacagtgctccatgccccTCCATGTCGCCCCGCTACTGGCCGCCGCCGGCCTACACGCCTCGCCCATGTCCGCCGACCGGGTGGTCGCCTTTATGGACCACATACGGATCTTCCAAGAGCAAGTGGAGAAGCTCAAAGCGCTGCACGTCGACTCCGCCGAGTACAGCTGCCTCAAGGCCATAGTCCTGTTCACCTCAG ATGCCTGTGGTCTCTCTGATGTAGCCCATGTGGAAAGCTTGCAGGAAAAGTCCCAGTGTGCTTTGGAAGAATACGTTAGGAGCCAGTACCCCAACCAACCAACGCGATTCGGAAAGCTTTTGCTTCGCCTCCCTTCCCTCCGCACGGTCTCCTCCTCAGTCATAGAGCAATTGTTTTTCGTCCGTTTGGTAGGTAAAACCCCCATCGAAACCCTCATCCGGGATATGTTACTGTCCGGCAGCAGTTTTAACTGGCCGTATATGgcaattcaataa